Proteins encoded by one window of Brasilonema sennae CENA114:
- a CDS encoding DEAD/DEAH box helicase family protein, protein MIQVLVPEILSEFKPEFKLRDYQERAIAQIHEFFKSRLISVLLYAPTGAGKTAMSSQIIRSTIITSKT, encoded by the coding sequence ATGATTCAAGTTTTAGTCCCTGAAATCCTGTCCGAATTTAAACCAGAATTTAAGCTCAGAGATTACCAAGAGCGTGCGATCGCCCAAATCCATGAGTTCTTCAAATCTAGGCTAATAAGTGTCCTGTTATACGCACCCACAGGTGCTGGGAAAACGGCGATGTCATCTCAAATCATCAGAAGCACTATCATTACCTCAAAAACCTGA
- a CDS encoding plasmid mobilization protein yields the protein MKRTHRVEIALNSDEKQTIETKAQLCNVSTAQYLRDCGLRRTLMAKPPADVITIRISAGTAKSKLMMLRHLAGETNNQQILDTIDDAIALVDKTIAASFNINISEETTTNG from the coding sequence ATGAAGCGCACCCACCGAGTAGAAATCGCTCTCAACTCAGATGAGAAACAAACTATAGAGACAAAGGCACAACTATGTAATGTCAGTACAGCCCAATACCTCAGAGATTGTGGGTTGAGACGAACCCTAATGGCTAAACCACCTGCTGATGTGATTACCATTCGGATAAGTGCAGGTACTGCTAAAAGCAAACTGATGATGCTTCGACATCTAGCGGGCGAAACAAACAATCAACAGATTCTAGATACCATAGACGATGCGATCGCACTCGTGGATAAGACAATTGCCGCCTCATTCAATATAAACATATCAGAAGAAACTACTACCAATGGATAA
- a CDS encoding relaxase/mobilization nuclease domain-containing protein gives MIPVIYKKGSFLDTLKYVLEKDDAAIIDTNMMGTSPGELNLQFLANRYLNKGVTRACAHHIIAIAHREGHHEHLWDSQYGYVVGEYLKEMGYCKEGEALSQYVAVRHCDRNHEHVHIIASRITLDGKTVSDSHDYFKAQETTRKIAAALGLEITPTSNQAIANKLDKEYGITAAVSSNRSKSIRQVNSKHKTPSAKEIIKQGIAAAVENKPDVGTFIQRLGESGVQVLPKLKGKELLGFSYIHNSVVVAGYQIYKPYSWKNLQTEFGMSYNPETDYDTLVRARTQGQELLLKGKNTSSTTDNSDDSNSDSHKNKSAIAFGNKGNQQPDENVVIPVLLKEGKRKKWLSVDSSKYGEKEEVPEAEFTEVEEDTNVVSQSNTEVKAAPLDTTSTEKFTQLELLDVKVPNVKQTNSTKRDSPEIGGKDATSFNLVQANLQTTDTAENQPSEEDKHWAESILPAVGKIWRLANQTGKIKLIPGGTKQVEGRSYRITIKDERLSISFLQDNRKVASYDLEKNTVLAASPTDEDKQYWKKITQKQSVSINKKDVEL, from the coding sequence ATGATACCTGTTATTTACAAGAAGGGTAGCTTCCTCGACACCCTAAAATATGTATTAGAGAAAGATGATGCTGCAATTATCGATACCAATATGATGGGAACTAGCCCTGGAGAGTTAAATTTGCAGTTCCTTGCAAATAGGTATCTCAATAAAGGAGTAACTAGAGCGTGCGCTCATCACATCATTGCAATTGCTCATAGGGAAGGACACCACGAACATCTCTGGGACAGCCAATATGGGTATGTAGTAGGAGAATACTTAAAGGAAATGGGGTACTGCAAGGAAGGAGAAGCACTAAGTCAGTACGTAGCGGTGAGACACTGCGATCGCAATCACGAACACGTCCACATAATAGCTTCACGCATTACCCTGGATGGTAAAACTGTTTCAGATTCACACGACTACTTCAAGGCACAAGAAACAACCAGGAAAATAGCGGCTGCCTTAGGGTTAGAAATAACTCCTACTAGCAATCAAGCCATAGCTAATAAACTAGATAAAGAGTATGGGATTACCGCTGCTGTCAGTTCAAACCGCTCAAAAAGCATCAGACAAGTTAACAGTAAGCACAAAACACCTTCAGCCAAAGAGATAATCAAGCAAGGGATAGCCGCAGCAGTTGAGAACAAACCTGATGTAGGGACTTTTATCCAACGCCTGGGGGAAAGCGGGGTACAAGTCTTACCAAAGCTAAAGGGGAAAGAGTTACTAGGGTTTAGTTATATTCACAATTCTGTGGTAGTTGCTGGGTATCAGATATACAAGCCTTACAGTTGGAAAAATCTCCAGACTGAATTTGGAATGTCATATAACCCAGAGACAGACTATGATACCCTAGTACGGGCACGTACTCAAGGACAAGAACTACTCCTCAAGGGAAAAAATACAAGCAGCACAACCGATAATAGTGACGATAGCAACTCTGACTCTCATAAAAACAAGAGTGCGATCGCGTTTGGCAATAAGGGTAACCAGCAGCCAGATGAAAACGTAGTCATACCAGTATTGCTAAAGGAAGGTAAACGCAAGAAGTGGCTATCAGTCGATAGCAGCAAATATGGCGAGAAAGAGGAAGTACCAGAAGCCGAGTTTACCGAAGTTGAAGAAGACACTAACGTGGTAAGTCAGTCTAATACAGAAGTAAAAGCAGCACCATTAGATACCACATCAACTGAGAAATTCACTCAATTAGAGCTTTTAGATGTAAAAGTACCAAATGTAAAACAAACAAATTCAACTAAACGAGATAGCCCAGAAATAGGTGGAAAAGACGCCACATCTTTCAACTTAGTACAAGCTAACTTACAGACTACTGATACAGCAGAAAATCAACCATCTGAAGAAGATAAACACTGGGCAGAAAGTATCTTACCTGCCGTCGGTAAAATCTGGCGACTAGCAAATCAGACAGGAAAAATAAAGTTAATACCTGGAGGAACCAAACAGGTAGAGGGAAGAAGTTACAGAATTACTATCAAAGATGAGAGATTAAGCATCTCATTTCTTCAAGACAATAGAAAGGTAGCATCATACGATCTAGAAAAAAACACAGTATTAGCTGCCAGCCCAACAGATGAAGATAAACAATACTGGAAGAAAATTACTCAGAAACAGTCAGTATCTATAAACAAAAAAGATGTAGAATTGTAG
- a CDS encoding reverse transcriptase-like protein, protein MVIEAKHFDTRLNQWIHNDNNPSNADSLLKEELKNSLLEHFFPEAEFSFGHMDEKATPDQLKNHPEGHKLLLSSKSRLLYGPEEYLETISKLCPDNKDRGAYGSIFLGSCKNAINAELNILIVDDSTGKNGGIINNDQAYRLTGDCYGQISTELYQQLTGHQKGDQYRVIQHRFGWTDKDGNDDKFRFGKGILRPANLDQILNYQNPNQPKIDLIIPLSAFKGTDKDNPNGPTKPQIKPGLYRQNIWLGEKSQSELGKTAISQMIASFPNGLKDFAETVELEAAKLKKALDDPRKIAQLYCEKYEKRKTFLEQQAAELEEEAAVDQEVAEEFEKLQERIATDTNIYKLIKTDLEGWGQLLETEKIQRELARFVQGEWQDISVGKTLTFERAMVIPSKDLRDGEVCIPHYQDSEQVLNFRSPFLNSNGLCSSTNKIVDDIIGPDGKPLASVVAVSDETSERIYNRLNSQIKSILPELQEKNIQLESIENYLDQNIGKLETTDKIEFTNNFNEYIKQLNNEGYQLEILPQESEQERQARDYDGDCIGFDHASKYPNLTAEAIWRNVPENAYEPTVKLKKQSFYRENGTQPEFEEIAIHMSDGISVGVINNHLTSIEALESEITILKTFGSEKDQIEYVIQVAKHYEKLFDQENSAQAHGDTSPDISNKYRGYMEEFVQTLRQEPLTQENALFAMDINTRIYREMVAEAAFQNQIAVDLFKSAKKPEMDVIRNNSRILHREVNYIRDKKKDVYFDSTIEPTGYSPVEILISKTNQYFEKAQLESRELTQFSNLFKGVEFTYEQRLQATLAKREFDKEFNNATRYTQRKKTEKGSSASIDIGNGQKLDVTNLLKYDHPLIWNAHKITLKVSEIPPEKRSIDKPHQYRVYAQINDETENAKPKFKTLGTVSKEQENSFQELGIVPNREITSTKISFQPELSEGQIKLMYQKAYQIAEDFYNSISDSEAGRDRHRVLEQKLAMAAATWAVSTTREGSNSKSQQNEVEQEVERQKKVSNFVFASFTQEIIQQVDKLQFTNFTLTGHKHKSETIKQVNQNNPQEIRFNISEQKDSRGNTVIKDVIEVKNPETGEYETFANINATDGKLPIGTTATGTIEKGEVYTATAKINIPGGINLEFQVKELQKFQCKDQNFNGEEVNLIILKDKLEREDYVITFKNGYKEEKLGTLSKESVIAGIEQGWLAEKPGQGGQKVQLEITSIATGENAFAIGKTASGNLVRIDINDKLKNINFHGQEITATVKAYDKQDVYTAKIGNLSLGIIGQHTEKAFGNRSRYSQKKSTVQQLVDAGIINESKVQTTIPVILTSNETTCKLTIDPESVQYPETWVKRYQLVDQQKKTNPVEQKNNQLFDKITERPTILFQSEEDKLVGLVGLAVDSKKSEVTKEFLERVGITYDQVAKSQSRLEAKKGMTVFMLDESTITPKRKEQFLERFGGIKSNDTPPLPAPIIPEQTVYFSHPNQQYTLEDNSQVIKESIGLVVPAQDAILVNSWLEYKDTNNNYIIEKTSNVAIFIIEKDTVSSELEKGLTRLLGEAINLGEIDGFYQYEQLSNELNQKVEKEGSLLEINSTPQPSQYKQALQSLPNCSKEISKEEIPLPIVPAKPVQEDSTNDKELNIIPKPVSPISKTVVEVNPPTEKIVQAVELSKLGDFDSSITTFNDQEVEWVACIINVEIPDRNNQDEWLSFTETVAEEITVLEAATKNYLSPVSENIFNILELKTRAAQQSNQSLLDEANTRKETEIAKYGQEIYNELESKAQLALLSEQTPEALPEVVVSIGSVAARATSEGIAAAVITKDKQQIQLTQVLPKLETTTSQTSYSGDIEHAEYQSLINGLTEAASAGYKSVRVETSNGKFLENFDRPRENLKPLHKQAKTLLQQFEKYELGWQHHLTNPAYRLASTTAHEISTAQFITSDTTQQPQLPINNPSSQNQGNGDALVSTTAAILPPRTEPLRGISRRLDATHIAYSTSNENTIISNQPSIQEIITIGNQTAARAQNPQIPEDIKIAGKVPMVYSLLLHGEPPKLPVNTTIDAMRGHSRVHTTRGVDYQKAYGIKEGDIAVALGKNGKQVAFRVGKQYEITPQMIQNPAYQQAWANWEKHSVKELTQTQAQKGRIYGLFMEPLGDYVNGKIVPFVPTKQPTTTTVNISPDSSDGLGAALSNATMLAKEQGKLQNDYPVSLGNNPTAPAGQYGTETHTAKAEGVPYTSAEQAFNHQKQINPSFCDEYKLMVTVLQAKLEQHPRLAETITKRGGTKWLENCTNITNSQDKQWEGKGKESASIRALSEAYTNVVEKNIAPTPENTATTSEVPSDTVTQQKTSKSTKNQAFPINTKPEQIDIGKTTSTENLPTQLPQFAPGINLNSRSPDPLGAVLTSTTVKSKQIGTIANDYPVSFRNNKEMPAGTYGLESYTESKPAAQPFLSAEQAFYAYKETVPLKEPRVQLMAEILQARFEQHPKLAEAITKRGGDQWLKQCSYLVSSGEKNFWEGKGLESPYIRALIQGYTKALENSNSQQAENYTAEAIQLTSNQKLESEPQGKNTETSFTPKLNAKNISPPTSVKNQTESSHLNTDVQQALLQTSTNTQTKSIDKTLDNIKESTIQNLQNWYQVAHKLGRNEKYIARIQEVTKEYINESSYSLENAFQAMSRDIKELQQIDEMTTLVQRVVQIFGKEDVNGIMSVRTENYKNYQIATQAQEKTYLIKDKDSNILLYIRDGKTQVNNLNEQIVNDFRFMNSRIENRLESVKIEII, encoded by the coding sequence ATGGTTATTGAGGCAAAGCATTTCGACACTCGTTTAAATCAGTGGATTCATAACGATAACAATCCAAGCAATGCAGACTCTTTACTAAAAGAGGAGTTAAAAAATAGCCTACTAGAACATTTTTTCCCAGAGGCAGAATTCTCGTTCGGACATATGGACGAGAAAGCTACCCCCGACCAGTTAAAAAACCACCCGGAAGGACACAAGCTACTACTATCTTCAAAAAGCCGACTGTTATATGGACCAGAAGAATATCTGGAAACCATAAGCAAGTTATGCCCTGACAACAAGGATAGAGGTGCATATGGGTCAATATTCCTTGGCTCGTGCAAAAATGCCATCAACGCAGAATTAAATATTCTCATCGTAGATGACAGCACAGGAAAAAATGGCGGAATCATCAACAATGACCAAGCTTATCGCCTCACCGGAGACTGCTACGGACAAATATCCACAGAGTTATACCAACAGTTAACCGGACACCAAAAAGGCGACCAATACCGTGTTATCCAACACCGCTTCGGATGGACAGATAAAGATGGGAATGATGATAAGTTCAGGTTTGGAAAGGGTATTCTACGTCCAGCTAATCTCGACCAAATCCTTAATTATCAAAACCCTAACCAACCAAAAATTGATTTAATCATCCCTCTATCTGCTTTTAAGGGAACAGATAAAGACAACCCGAATGGTCCGACCAAACCCCAAATTAAACCAGGGCTGTACCGCCAAAACATTTGGTTAGGGGAAAAATCTCAATCTGAGTTAGGTAAAACTGCTATATCTCAAATGATTGCTTCCTTTCCCAATGGGTTAAAGGATTTTGCCGAAACAGTAGAACTTGAAGCAGCAAAACTCAAAAAAGCGCTGGATGACCCCCGCAAGATAGCTCAACTTTATTGCGAGAAATACGAAAAACGCAAAACCTTCCTCGAACAGCAAGCCGCTGAACTAGAAGAAGAAGCAGCTGTTGATCAGGAAGTCGCTGAAGAATTTGAAAAACTACAAGAACGAATTGCCACCGATACAAATATTTACAAACTCATTAAAACTGATCTCGAAGGATGGGGACAACTCCTAGAAACTGAAAAAATTCAAAGAGAACTCGCCCGATTTGTCCAAGGCGAATGGCAAGATATTTCGGTTGGGAAAACTCTCACCTTTGAACGGGCAATGGTCATCCCATCCAAAGACCTCCGAGATGGTGAAGTCTGCATTCCTCATTATCAAGATAGCGAACAAGTACTTAACTTCCGCTCCCCCTTCCTCAACTCCAATGGTCTGTGTAGCTCAACCAACAAAATAGTTGATGATATCATTGGACCTGACGGCAAGCCTTTAGCAAGTGTTGTCGCCGTTTCGGATGAAACCTCCGAGCGCATTTACAACCGCCTCAACAGTCAAATCAAATCCATCCTTCCCGAACTCCAAGAAAAAAATATTCAACTAGAGAGTATTGAAAACTACCTTGACCAAAATATTGGGAAGCTGGAAACAACAGATAAAATTGAATTCACTAACAATTTTAATGAGTATATTAAGCAACTAAATAATGAAGGATACCAACTAGAAATCTTACCCCAAGAATCCGAGCAAGAAAGACAAGCCCGCGACTATGATGGCGACTGTATCGGATTCGACCATGCTAGCAAATACCCAAACCTCACAGCTGAAGCTATCTGGCGTAACGTACCTGAAAACGCCTACGAACCAACTGTCAAACTCAAAAAACAATCGTTTTATCGGGAAAATGGCACTCAACCCGAATTTGAGGAAATCGCCATCCACATGAGTGATGGTATCAGTGTTGGTGTAATCAACAATCACCTGACATCAATTGAGGCGCTGGAGTCAGAAATTACTATCCTCAAAACCTTTGGTAGCGAGAAAGACCAAATAGAGTACGTTATTCAGGTAGCCAAACACTACGAAAAGTTATTTGACCAAGAAAATAGCGCACAAGCGCACGGTGACACCAGCCCAGACATCTCCAACAAGTATCGCGGCTATATGGAAGAATTTGTCCAAACGTTACGGCAAGAACCTCTCACCCAAGAAAACGCACTCTTTGCAATGGACATCAATACCCGGATATATCGGGAAATGGTTGCTGAAGCCGCGTTCCAAAACCAAATTGCAGTTGACCTGTTCAAAAGTGCTAAAAAACCAGAAATGGATGTTATCCGCAACAACAGTCGGATTCTTCATCGGGAAGTTAACTACATTCGTGATAAGAAAAAGGATGTTTACTTTGACAGTACTATCGAACCGACAGGTTACTCACCTGTTGAAATTCTCATTAGTAAAACTAACCAATATTTTGAGAAAGCCCAATTAGAATCACGCGAACTAACTCAGTTTTCAAACCTTTTTAAGGGAGTAGAATTTACCTATGAACAACGCTTGCAAGCCACCCTCGCCAAGAGAGAATTTGATAAAGAGTTTAACAACGCCACACGCTATACCCAACGTAAAAAGACAGAAAAGGGATCATCAGCAAGTATTGATATTGGAAATGGTCAAAAACTCGATGTTACAAATCTCCTTAAATATGACCATCCCCTTATCTGGAATGCACATAAAATTACCCTAAAAGTCTCAGAAATTCCACCTGAAAAACGCTCGATAGATAAACCTCATCAGTATCGGGTTTACGCCCAAATTAATGATGAAACTGAAAACGCTAAACCCAAGTTTAAGACACTAGGAACTGTATCCAAGGAACAAGAAAACTCGTTCCAAGAGCTAGGAATTGTTCCCAACAGAGAAATTACATCAACTAAGATATCCTTCCAGCCAGAATTAAGTGAAGGGCAAATTAAGTTGATGTACCAAAAGGCTTACCAAATCGCCGAAGACTTTTATAATTCGATTTCTGATAGCGAAGCGGGACGCGATCGCCATCGCGTCCTAGAACAAAAGCTAGCAATGGCTGCTGCTACTTGGGCAGTATCAACTACTCGTGAAGGTTCTAACTCTAAAAGCCAACAAAACGAGGTTGAACAAGAAGTTGAAAGACAAAAGAAAGTATCAAATTTTGTATTTGCTAGCTTTACTCAAGAAATTATCCAGCAAGTAGATAAACTTCAATTTACTAATTTTACCCTGACGGGACATAAGCATAAAAGTGAAACAATCAAGCAGGTAAATCAAAATAATCCCCAGGAAATTAGATTTAATATTAGCGAGCAGAAAGATAGTAGAGGTAATACTGTAATCAAAGATGTCATTGAAGTAAAGAATCCTGAAACAGGAGAGTATGAAACCTTCGCCAACATCAACGCCACTGATGGTAAACTCCCCATCGGTACAACTGCAACTGGTACTATTGAAAAAGGAGAAGTGTATACAGCCACAGCTAAAATAAATATACCTGGAGGCATAAATTTAGAATTTCAGGTTAAAGAATTACAAAAGTTTCAATGTAAAGACCAAAATTTTAATGGTGAGGAAGTAAATTTAATCATCCTCAAAGATAAACTGGAACGAGAAGATTATGTTATTACCTTTAAAAATGGTTACAAGGAAGAGAAATTAGGTACTCTTTCTAAAGAATCAGTAATAGCAGGAATAGAACAGGGATGGCTGGCAGAAAAACCCGGTCAAGGTGGTCAAAAAGTACAATTAGAAATCACAAGTATTGCTACAGGTGAAAATGCCTTCGCTATTGGAAAGACAGCCAGTGGTAATTTAGTAAGAATAGATATTAACGACAAGCTTAAAAATATAAATTTTCATGGACAAGAAATAACAGCAACAGTTAAAGCTTACGACAAACAGGATGTATATACAGCCAAGATTGGTAATTTATCTCTTGGTATTATCGGTCAACATACGGAAAAAGCATTTGGAAACAGAAGTAGGTACAGTCAAAAGAAAAGTACAGTACAACAATTAGTAGATGCAGGCATAATTAATGAAAGTAAAGTACAAACAACCATTCCTGTTATTCTCACAAGCAACGAAACCACCTGCAAACTAACCATTGACCCTGAATCAGTACAATATCCTGAAACATGGGTTAAGCGCTACCAGTTAGTTGACCAACAAAAAAAGACCAATCCAGTAGAGCAAAAAAATAATCAGTTATTCGATAAAATTACCGAACGTCCTACTATACTATTCCAAAGTGAGGAGGATAAATTAGTAGGATTAGTTGGGTTAGCTGTCGATAGTAAAAAATCTGAGGTGACAAAAGAATTTTTAGAAAGAGTAGGAATAACATACGACCAGGTTGCTAAATCACAAAGCAGATTGGAAGCTAAAAAGGGCATGACAGTATTCATGCTTGATGAAAGTACAATTACTCCCAAAAGAAAAGAACAGTTTCTAGAAAGATTTGGTGGTATCAAAAGTAATGATACTCCGCCACTACCTGCCCCCATTATTCCTGAACAAACTGTATATTTTAGCCATCCTAACCAACAGTATACCTTAGAAGATAACTCGCAAGTCATTAAAGAAAGTATTGGATTAGTAGTACCAGCCCAAGATGCCATTCTTGTCAACAGTTGGTTAGAATATAAAGACACAAATAATAACTACATTATCGAGAAAACTAGCAATGTAGCTATATTCATAATCGAAAAAGACACAGTCAGTAGTGAATTAGAAAAAGGTCTGACTCGTCTATTAGGAGAAGCTATCAATCTTGGTGAAATAGATGGATTTTACCAATATGAACAATTAAGTAATGAGCTTAATCAAAAAGTAGAAAAAGAAGGAAGCCTGTTAGAAATCAACTCTACACCACAGCCAAGCCAATACAAGCAGGCACTTCAATCACTTCCGAATTGTTCTAAAGAAATTAGTAAAGAGGAAATACCTTTACCAATAGTACCAGCAAAACCAGTTCAAGAAGATAGTACAAACGATAAAGAGTTAAATATAATTCCAAAACCAGTTTCACCAATTAGTAAAACTGTTGTCGAAGTTAACCCACCTACAGAAAAGATTGTTCAAGCAGTTGAGTTATCTAAACTAGGCGATTTTGACTCCAGCATTACAACGTTCAATGACCAAGAAGTTGAGTGGGTAGCTTGTATTATCAACGTAGAAATCCCAGACCGAAATAACCAGGACGAATGGCTCAGTTTCACAGAAACCGTCGCCGAAGAAATCACGGTTTTAGAGGCAGCTACCAAGAATTATTTATCTCCAGTTAGCGAGAATATTTTTAATATTCTCGAACTCAAAACTAGAGCAGCCCAACAAAGCAATCAATCCCTCCTTGATGAAGCTAATACTCGTAAGGAAACCGAAATCGCAAAATATGGGCAGGAAATATATAACGAACTCGAAAGCAAAGCACAGCTCGCACTCTTGAGTGAACAAACCCCTGAAGCACTACCCGAAGTGGTAGTATCAATTGGTAGTGTTGCAGCACGGGCAACATCTGAAGGTATAGCCGCTGCGGTCATTACCAAAGATAAACAGCAGATACAACTTACCCAAGTTCTGCCTAAACTCGAAACCACCACCTCTCAAACTTCATACAGTGGGGATATTGAACATGCCGAATACCAAAGCCTAATAAACGGACTTACTGAAGCAGCCAGCGCTGGGTACAAATCTGTCCGCGTTGAAACCAGCAACGGGAAGTTTCTCGAAAACTTTGACCGTCCGCGTGAAAACCTCAAACCACTTCACAAACAAGCAAAAACACTTCTCCAACAGTTCGAGAAGTATGAATTAGGCTGGCAGCATCATCTCACTAACCCCGCGTATAGACTCGCATCTACCACTGCTCACGAGATAAGCACCGCACAATTTATTACTTCAGATACCACACAGCAGCCGCAATTACCCATAAATAATCCATCTAGCCAAAATCAAGGAAATGGAGATGCGCTTGTGAGTACAACTGCTGCGATCCTCCCTCCGAGAACCGAGCCCTTGCGAGGGATAAGCCGGAGGCTTGACGCTACGCATATCGCCTATAGTACTTCTAATGAGAATACTATTATTTCAAATCAACCCTCCATCCAAGAAATTATCACCATTGGAAATCAAACCGCAGCGCGCGCTCAAAATCCCCAAATTCCAGAAGATATCAAGATTGCTGGTAAAGTGCCAATGGTTTACTCGCTCTTACTACATGGTGAACCCCCCAAACTACCAGTCAACACAACCATTGATGCCATGCGCGGACACAGTAGAGTACACACCACCAGGGGTGTGGACTACCAAAAAGCTTATGGCATCAAGGAAGGAGATATTGCGGTAGCCCTTGGTAAAAATGGCAAGCAAGTAGCCTTCCGGGTAGGTAAGCAATACGAAATCACCCCCCAGATGATTCAAAACCCAGCTTATCAACAAGCCTGGGCGAACTGGGAAAAACACTCAGTCAAAGAACTTACCCAAACTCAGGCACAGAAGGGTAGGATATATGGCTTATTTATGGAACCTCTGGGGGATTACGTCAACGGCAAGATTGTTCCATTCGTACCCACCAAACAACCTACAACAACCACAGTTAACATTAGTCCCGACTCCAGCGACGGGTTAGGCGCTGCACTGTCAAACGCCACGATGCTTGCCAAAGAGCAAGGCAAATTACAGAATGATTATCCAGTATCGCTAGGTAACAACCCCACTGCACCAGCAGGACAATACGGCACTGAAACGCATACAGCCAAAGCAGAAGGAGTTCCCTACACGTCAGCCGAGCAAGCTTTCAACCACCAGAAACAAATAAACCCATCTTTCTGTGATGAGTACAAGTTAATGGTAACAGTCCTTCAAGCCAAACTTGAACAACACCCACGCCTTGCTGAAACAATTACCAAACGTGGAGGAACCAAATGGCTGGAGAACTGCACCAACATTACCAATAGTCAAGATAAACAATGGGAAGGTAAGGGTAAAGAATCAGCATCTATCCGAGCGTTATCAGAGGCATATACCAATGTAGTAGAAAAGAATATAGCACCTACCCCAGAAAACACAGCCACAACAAGTGAAGTACCAAGCGATACAGTCACACAACAGAAAACTTCTAAAAGCACCAAAAACCAAGCTTTCCCAATTAATACTAAGCCAGAACAAATTGATATAGGCAAAACCACTAGTACAGAAAATTTACCCACACAACTGCCTCAATTTGCCCCCGGCATCAACCTTAATTCCCGTAGTCCAGATCCACTAGGGGCTGTACTTACCAGTACAACCGTCAAATCCAAGCAGATTGGAACTATAGCCAATGATTACCCCGTTTCATTCCGCAATAATAAGGAAATGCCTGCCGGAACATACGGACTAGAAAGTTACACTGAATCTAAGCCAGCAGCACAACCCTTTCTATCAGCCGAACAAGCTTTCTACGCCTACAAGGAAACAGTGCCCCTAAAAGAACCAAGGGTACAGCTGATGGCTGAAATCCTCCAAGCCCGGTTTGAGCAACACCCCAAATTAGCCGAAGCCATAACCAAAAGGGGAGGAGATCAATGGCTAAAACAGTGCAGTTATCTTGTATCAAGTGGAGAGAAAAATTTTTGGGAAGGAAAGGGATTAGAATCACCTTACATCCGCGCACTCATCCAAGGATATACCAAAGCACTAGAAAATTCAAATTCTCAACAAGCAGAAAATTATACAGCAGAAGCAATACAGCTTACCTCCAACCAAAAATTAGAATCAGAACCACAAGGGAAAAACACAGAGACAAGCTTCACTCCAAAGTTGAACGCAAAGAATATCTCCCCGCCCACTTCTGTTAAAAATCAAACTGAAAGTTCACATTTAAATACAGACGTTCAACAGGCATTATTACAAACATCTACAAATACCCAAACAAAGTCGATAGATAAAACTCTCGATAACATTAAAGAGAGTACTATTCAAAATCTTCAAAATTGGTATCAAGTTGCTCACAAATTAGGTAGAAATGAAAAATATATCGCTCGAATTCAAGAAGTCACTAAAGAATATATAAATGAAAGCAGTTACAGTCTAGAAAATGCATTCCAAGCTATGTCGCGTGACATCAAAGAACTACAGCAAATTGATGAAATGACAACCCTTGTCCAAAGAGTTGTTCAAATCTTTGGTAAAGAAGATGTTAACGGTATAATGAGCGTTAGAACTGAAAATTATAAAAATTATCAAATAGCAACACAAGCACAAGAGAAAACCTATCTTATTAAAGATAAAGATAGTAATATATTACTATATATTCGAGATGGCAAAACCCAAGTCAATAACCTTAACGAACAAATTGTAAATGACTTTAGGTTTATGAATTCACGAATTGAGAATAGACTTGAAAGTGTAAAAATAGAAATTATATAA